A window of Hemitrygon akajei unplaced genomic scaffold, sHemAka1.3 Scf000046, whole genome shotgun sequence contains these coding sequences:
- the LOC140720707 gene encoding uncharacterized protein isoform X1, translating to MDDMGSERPARRDRSDSSIWLICVLTATLIITGICWRIHVSQIRQPKVTSDQNSTLQSKLSALNSNLSDLKRMHSDLRHQFTEMETKYRFVKETKAQIYELLTSRREQTCSEDWIRKKGRCYYVSTFETTFPRAVQECSKRHSRLLEINSRDEASFVFGFLVRNVRYRIGKCETGEADSSLMYKNDNGRSVCGTCDSFSWRNLCNGQYRFICDKSARWCTDIPENIKDLCQQPPGPT from the exons ACGACATGGGAAGTGAACGACCCGCACGGAGAGACCGATCAGACTCAAGCATCTGGCTAATCTGCGTTTTAACAGCGACCCTCATTATCAcgggtatctgctggaggattcatg tgtcaCAGATTCGTCAGCCTAAGGTTACCTCTGACCAaaactcaacccttcaatccaagctttctgcgctcaactctaatctgtccgatcttaaacgaatgcacagcgatctccgtcaccagttcactgagatggaaacgaaatACAGATTTGTCAaggaaaccaaggctcaaatctatgaattgttgaccagcagaagag agcaaactTGTTCCGAGGACTGGATCAGGAAGAAAGGCCGGTGTTATTACGTATCCACTTTTGAAACAACTTTCCCCAGAGCGGTGCAAGAATGTTCAAAGCGTCATTCAAGGCTGCTCGAAATCAATTCAAGggatgaagcg AGTTTTGTTTTCGGTTTTCTTGTCCGAAACGTGCGTTACCGGATTGGAAAATGCGAGACCGG TGAAGCGGATTCTAGTCTTATGTACAAGAATGACAATGGAAGGTCCGTCTGCGGTACCTGCGACTCGTTCAGCTGGAGGAACCTTTGCAATGGTCAATACCGTTTCATCTGCGATAAGTCTGCACGTTGGTGCACGGATATTCCTGAAAATATCAAGGACCTCTGTCAACAGCCCCCAGGGCCAACTTGA
- the LOC140720707 gene encoding C-type lectin domain family 9 member A-like isoform X2 yields MIRQPKVTSDQNSTLQSKLSALNSNLSDLKRMHSDLRHQFTEMETKYRFVKETKAQIYELLTSRREQTCSEDWIRKKGRCYYVSTFETTFPRAVQECSKRHSRLLEINSRDEASFVFGFLVRNVRYRIGKCETGEADSSLMYKNDNGRSVCGTCDSFSWRNLCNGQYRFICDKSARWCTDIPENIKDLCQQPPGPT; encoded by the exons atg ATTCGTCAGCCTAAGGTTACCTCTGACCAaaactcaacccttcaatccaagctttctgcgctcaactctaatctgtccgatcttaaacgaatgcacagcgatctccgtcaccagttcactgagatggaaacgaaatACAGATTTGTCAaggaaaccaaggctcaaatctatgaattgttgaccagcagaagag agcaaactTGTTCCGAGGACTGGATCAGGAAGAAAGGCCGGTGTTATTACGTATCCACTTTTGAAACAACTTTCCCCAGAGCGGTGCAAGAATGTTCAAAGCGTCATTCAAGGCTGCTCGAAATCAATTCAAGggatgaagcg AGTTTTGTTTTCGGTTTTCTTGTCCGAAACGTGCGTTACCGGATTGGAAAATGCGAGACCGG TGAAGCGGATTCTAGTCTTATGTACAAGAATGACAATGGAAGGTCCGTCTGCGGTACCTGCGACTCGTTCAGCTGGAGGAACCTTTGCAATGGTCAATACCGTTTCATCTGCGATAAGTCTGCACGTTGGTGCACGGATATTCCTGAAAATATCAAGGACCTCTGTCAACAGCCCCCAGGGCCAACTTGA